From one Gracilibacillus salinarum genomic stretch:
- a CDS encoding alpha/beta-type small acid-soluble spore protein, translating to MTMANSSNNLVVPGVSQALDQMKYEIAQEFGVSLGADTTSRANGSVGGEITKRLVQMAEQQLGGQAK from the coding sequence ATGACAATGGCGAACAGTTCTAACAACTTAGTAGTACCAGGAGTAAGCCAAGCACTAGATCAAATGAAATATGAGATCGCACAAGAATTTGGTGTAAGCTTAGGTGCTGATACAACTTCAAGAGCAAACGGTTCAGTTGGTGGTGAAATCACTAAACGTCTAGTACAAATGGCTGAACAACAATTAGGTGGTCAAGCTAAATAA
- the ytfJ gene encoding GerW family sporulation protein — MADNNNENVHPLEGFMSLTMENLKQLIEVDTAIGKPIDVPDGSVIIPLSQVKFGFASGGSEFVPGGQKGSSQSESIIPFGGGSGGGVSITPTAFVVANKEGVKLMPVHESSNAYEKVLEKCPQLIDQVMDMLKQKKGSDKDSNDI; from the coding sequence ATGGCAGATAATAATAACGAAAACGTACATCCTCTCGAAGGTTTCATGTCGTTAACAATGGAAAACCTTAAACAATTAATCGAAGTAGATACAGCGATCGGCAAACCGATAGACGTACCGGATGGAAGTGTGATCATTCCATTGTCTCAAGTGAAGTTCGGATTTGCCTCTGGAGGAAGTGAGTTCGTACCTGGCGGACAAAAAGGAAGTAGTCAGTCAGAATCAATCATCCCATTTGGTGGCGGCAGTGGTGGAGGGGTATCGATCACACCAACTGCTTTCGTTGTCGCTAATAAAGAAGGCGTAAAGTTGATGCCGGTCCATGAATCCTCCAATGCATATGAGAAAGTATTAGAGAAATGTCCACAGCTGATTGATCAGGTAATGGATATGCTGAAGCAGAAAAAAGGTTCAGATAAAGACAGTAATGACATTTAA
- the rpsD gene encoding 30S ribosomal protein S4, with translation MARYTGSVWKKSRRLGISLTGTGKELDKRPYAPGQHGPNQRRKLSEYGLQLQEKQKLRFMYGVTERQFRNLFDRAAKIKGIHGENFMVLLETRLDNLVYRSGLARTRRQARQLVNHGHITVDGGRVDIPSYQIKPGQVIGVREKSQSLDIIKEAIEANTFTPEYVTFDEDKLEGTFTRLPERSELPAEINEALIVEFYSR, from the coding sequence ATGGCTCGCTATACAGGTTCTGTATGGAAAAAGTCTCGTCGTCTTGGTATCTCGTTAACAGGTACTGGTAAGGAGTTAGACAAACGTCCTTACGCACCAGGTCAACACGGACCTAATCAACGTCGTAAACTATCAGAATATGGTTTACAATTACAAGAAAAACAAAAATTACGTTTCATGTACGGAGTGACTGAACGTCAATTCCGTAACCTATTTGATCGTGCTGCTAAGATCAAAGGTATTCACGGTGAAAACTTCATGGTTCTTCTTGAAACTCGTTTAGATAACCTTGTTTACCGTTCAGGTCTTGCTCGTACTCGTCGTCAAGCACGTCAATTAGTAAACCATGGTCACATTACAGTAGATGGCGGACGCGTTGATATCCCATCTTACCAAATCAAACCTGGTCAAGTAATCGGTGTTCGTGAAAAATCTCAAAGCCTTGACATCATCAAGGAAGCTATTGAGGCTAACACATTCACACCTGAATACGTAACTTTTGACGAAGACAAACTAGAAGGTACTTTCACTCGCTTACCAGAGCGTTCTGAATTACCAGCTGAAATCAACGAAGCTCTTATTGTTGAATTCTACTCTCGTTAA
- a CDS encoding GAF domain-containing protein has protein sequence MFETKNYQGNKEQNYPIVIKQLDALLQDEPDVIANLSNASALLNQFLNDVNWVGFYLWKEDELVLGPFQGLPACVRIKSGKGVCGTAVSDRQTQLVADVHQFPGHIACDAASQSEIVVPILKDGEIFGVLDIDSPSKNRFDETDKQYLEQFVQTLEKYI, from the coding sequence ATGTTTGAAACCAAAAATTATCAAGGCAACAAAGAACAAAACTACCCGATTGTGATTAAACAATTAGACGCATTACTACAGGATGAGCCGGATGTTATCGCTAATCTATCTAATGCATCGGCATTATTGAATCAATTCTTAAATGATGTGAACTGGGTAGGCTTTTATTTATGGAAAGAAGACGAACTTGTATTAGGACCATTCCAAGGCTTACCGGCCTGTGTTCGTATTAAGAGCGGAAAAGGTGTCTGCGGAACCGCTGTATCTGACAGACAAACACAATTGGTTGCGGATGTACATCAGTTCCCTGGTCACATTGCATGTGATGCAGCCAGTCAGTCTGAGATTGTCGTTCCAATTTTGAAGGATGGCGAAATCTTCGGTGTATTAGATATCGATAGTCCTAGTAAAAACCGCTTTGATGAAACAGATAAGCAATATTTAGAGCAATTCGTTCAAACATTAGAGAAATATATCTAA
- a CDS encoding NAD kinase translates to MMDKRRNIYFYYKQNKATNNKLETLFQYVQEQGFHVVEESKDANIIISIGGDGEFLQAVRNTSFRQDCLYVGMTQADETGLYCDFNIDEYSAMIEAVKEENIEVRKFPIIAININGQSTFHCLNEATIRSAVIKTIVMDVYIDDNFFERFRGDGMIVATPTGSTGYNKSTRGAVIDPKIPCFQVTELASLNNNRYRTLGSSFVLNQDRTLRLEVVQDGNDYPIVGLDNEAYSIRNIKSLTMQLSDKRIKTVKLKNNSFWDRVQRTFL, encoded by the coding sequence ATAATGGATAAACGACGCAACATCTATTTCTATTACAAACAGAATAAAGCGACCAATAACAAGTTAGAAACATTATTTCAATATGTACAGGAGCAAGGCTTTCATGTAGTAGAAGAATCCAAAGACGCAAACATTATCATAAGTATTGGCGGTGATGGAGAATTTCTTCAGGCAGTTCGCAATACATCTTTTCGTCAGGATTGCTTATACGTTGGGATGACGCAAGCGGATGAGACTGGATTGTATTGTGACTTCAACATCGATGAATACAGTGCAATGATTGAAGCTGTAAAAGAAGAAAATATCGAAGTTCGCAAGTTCCCGATTATTGCTATTAATATTAATGGTCAATCCACTTTCCATTGTCTTAATGAAGCAACGATTCGATCGGCAGTTATCAAAACTATTGTGATGGATGTCTATATTGATGATAATTTCTTTGAACGTTTTCGTGGAGACGGCATGATTGTAGCCACACCAACTGGCAGTACAGGCTACAACAAGTCGACAAGAGGCGCTGTCATTGATCCAAAAATTCCTTGTTTTCAAGTAACAGAGCTCGCCTCTCTAAACAACAACCGCTATCGGACACTCGGCTCTTCCTTCGTACTTAATCAAGACCGCACTCTACGTTTGGAAGTAGTTCAGGACGGTAACGATTATCCAATCGTCGGTTTGGACAATGAGGCTTATTCAATCCGGAATATCAAATCACTGACGATGCAATTGAGTGACAAGCGAATTAAGACTGTCAAATTAAAAAATAACTCCTTTTGGGACCGTGTTCAACGAACGTTTCTATAA
- a CDS encoding glycoside hydrolase family 3 N-terminal domain-containing protein, translating into MKNIQHLIGEMTLQEKIDQLTQLAAPFFKGAEDAGAITGPMMNMEIEDDNIRNAGSVLGASGARNIKSIQKKHLAENRLGIPLLFMSDVVHGYKTIFPIPLAIGCSWNLELAEDSARIAALESAVSGIHVTFAPMVDLVRDPRWGRVTETTGEDPLLNSLFAKAQVRGFQGEDVTNDVKRVAACVKHFAGYGAAEGGRDYNTVNMSDRQLHEFYLPAYKAALDQGCKMVMSSFNIIDGIPATANHPLMRGVLRDQWQFDGVVISDWGAVKELIAHGVAVDKGDAGLKAVLAGTDIEMMTDCYSSYLKEYVENGMLSETVIDEAVFRILKLKEELGLFENPYRGADEQLEKEIILSGQHRASARELAVESTVLLKNEQILPLDCTQKVALIGPYADNGNILGQWSWLGSKDDSVTMLQAIRSKSENEVSCIEGCSIQEKIENGFEDAQQAATQADVVIVAVGEDPLMSGEAGSRTNIKLPEPQLSLIKELKKIGKPIVTVLFNGRPLDLRGVIENSDAVVEAWFPGTEGGQAIADLIFGDENFSGKLSMSIPHSAGQIPVYYNHYSTGRPKGAPDAQERYVSQYLDSPNGPLFPFGYGLSYTSFQYGDVQLSTNVLTQDAELKITVPVKNTGAIAGKEVVQLYVQDVFGEVVRPVKELKEFQKVEFHSGEEKEVTFVLTEKDLRYYHSDMTYKSDPGEFIVYVGSNSLVDSGESFTLK; encoded by the coding sequence ATGAAAAACATCCAACATCTAATAGGAGAAATGACCTTACAAGAGAAAATTGATCAATTAACTCAATTAGCCGCTCCTTTTTTTAAAGGGGCGGAGGATGCGGGAGCTATTACGGGACCGATGATGAATATGGAAATAGAAGATGATAATATACGGAATGCAGGTTCCGTACTCGGTGCATCTGGAGCGAGAAATATAAAGTCTATTCAAAAGAAACACTTAGCGGAAAATCGTCTCGGCATACCACTTTTGTTTATGTCTGATGTGGTCCATGGTTATAAAACCATCTTTCCTATTCCGTTAGCGATTGGTTGCTCTTGGAATCTTGAGCTTGCGGAAGACAGTGCACGAATTGCAGCTTTGGAATCAGCTGTATCAGGTATTCACGTTACTTTTGCCCCGATGGTAGATTTAGTAAGGGATCCAAGGTGGGGGCGTGTAACAGAAACAACAGGAGAGGATCCTTTGTTGAACAGTTTGTTTGCCAAAGCACAAGTCCGCGGTTTTCAAGGAGAGGATGTAACGAATGACGTGAAACGAGTGGCAGCATGTGTGAAACATTTTGCCGGTTATGGCGCAGCTGAGGGAGGACGTGATTACAATACAGTTAATATGTCTGATCGACAGTTGCACGAGTTCTATTTGCCGGCTTATAAAGCAGCATTGGATCAAGGTTGTAAAATGGTGATGTCTTCTTTTAATATTATTGATGGTATTCCAGCAACAGCGAATCATCCTTTAATGAGAGGGGTGTTGCGTGATCAATGGCAATTTGATGGAGTAGTCATTTCTGATTGGGGTGCTGTCAAAGAATTAATCGCACATGGTGTTGCAGTAGATAAAGGAGATGCCGGTCTCAAGGCGGTTCTCGCTGGAACGGATATAGAAATGATGACAGACTGTTATTCTAGTTATTTAAAAGAATATGTCGAAAATGGCATGCTGTCGGAAACGGTCATTGATGAAGCGGTGTTTCGGATTTTAAAGTTAAAAGAGGAGTTAGGCTTATTCGAAAATCCTTACAGAGGAGCTGATGAACAATTAGAAAAAGAAATAATCCTATCAGGTCAGCACCGTGCATCTGCGAGGGAACTAGCAGTTGAATCAACCGTTTTACTAAAAAATGAACAGATCCTCCCATTGGACTGCACCCAAAAAGTAGCGCTTATCGGTCCTTATGCTGACAACGGAAATATCCTGGGACAATGGTCTTGGTTAGGATCGAAAGACGATTCCGTAACAATGTTACAAGCGATTCGAAGTAAATCTGAAAATGAAGTATCGTGCATAGAGGGCTGTAGTATTCAGGAAAAAATAGAAAATGGTTTTGAGGATGCGCAACAAGCAGCGACTCAGGCGGATGTAGTTATTGTAGCAGTAGGAGAAGACCCGCTTATGAGCGGTGAAGCAGGCTCGCGAACCAACATTAAATTGCCAGAACCACAATTAAGTTTGATCAAAGAACTAAAAAAAATAGGCAAACCAATTGTCACCGTTTTATTTAATGGTCGACCTCTGGACTTACGTGGAGTTATCGAAAATTCAGATGCTGTCGTGGAAGCCTGGTTCCCTGGAACAGAAGGAGGACAGGCGATTGCGGATTTGATCTTTGGTGATGAGAACTTTTCCGGAAAATTATCGATGTCGATTCCGCACTCAGCAGGTCAAATACCGGTCTATTACAACCATTATTCAACAGGAAGGCCGAAAGGAGCGCCGGATGCACAGGAGAGGTACGTGTCACAATATTTGGACAGCCCAAATGGACCGCTGTTCCCATTTGGATACGGTCTAAGCTATACGAGCTTTCAATATGGCGACGTGCAGCTCTCAACAAATGTTTTGACCCAGGATGCTGAATTAAAAATCACTGTTCCCGTTAAAAATACTGGAGCAATTGCGGGGAAAGAAGTGGTACAGTTATATGTACAGGATGTCTTTGGTGAGGTCGTTCGTCCGGTGAAAGAACTAAAGGAATTCCAAAAGGTGGAGTTTCATTCCGGTGAGGAAAAAGAAGTTACCTTTGTTCTGACAGAAAAAGACCTTCGTTATTATCATTCCGATATGACATACAAGAGTGATCCTGGAGAGTTTATTGTATATGTAGGAAGTAATAGTTTGGTGGATAGCGGAGAATCTTTCACGTTAAAATAA
- a CDS encoding cysteine desulfurase family protein, with protein sequence MIYLDNSATTRPSPEVLESFTKASSHFFGNPSSIHGIGMEAERLLRKSREQAGSILQVQPNEIIFTSGGTEGNNIAIKGAALAHQNRGKHIITTAIEHPSVLEACHGLESLGFEVTYLPVNADGFVEAKSVKNAIRKDTILVSIMHVNNEIGTIQPIEEIGAIVKDYPKALFHVDYVQGFGKLPLNIDKSHIDLCTISAHKIHGLKGTGLLVVKNGVRLFSLAHGGGQERSIRSGTENVAGIVAFVKAMRLAKEQQNEAVDKICELKKYLINQLQSMAKVKLNTPATGSAPHIVHFSVPGYKPEVMIHALEESDIYISTKSACSSKSADESAVLIACGKDRSVATSGLRVSMSYETTEEEIVFFSQQLKKVIQKLSEVMG encoded by the coding sequence ATGATATATTTAGATAACAGTGCAACAACAAGACCAAGTCCAGAAGTACTGGAGAGCTTTACGAAAGCATCCAGTCATTTTTTTGGTAATCCGTCTTCGATACATGGTATTGGAATGGAGGCGGAAAGACTGCTACGCAAATCACGCGAGCAAGCAGGATCTATTTTGCAAGTTCAGCCAAATGAAATTATATTTACATCAGGTGGAACGGAAGGTAATAATATTGCAATTAAAGGTGCTGCCTTAGCACATCAGAACAGAGGAAAACATATTATTACAACGGCGATCGAGCACCCATCAGTATTGGAAGCTTGTCATGGTTTGGAATCACTGGGATTTGAAGTGACGTACCTTCCTGTAAATGCTGATGGTTTTGTTGAGGCGAAATCTGTCAAGAATGCAATCCGAAAAGATACCATTCTAGTATCCATTATGCATGTGAATAATGAGATAGGCACTATTCAACCGATCGAAGAAATTGGTGCGATCGTGAAGGATTATCCAAAAGCGTTGTTTCATGTTGATTATGTTCAAGGGTTTGGTAAGCTGCCATTAAATATAGATAAAAGTCACATTGATCTGTGCACGATCTCAGCTCACAAAATCCATGGTCTAAAGGGAACAGGATTATTAGTTGTCAAAAATGGCGTGCGATTGTTTTCTTTAGCTCATGGTGGCGGCCAAGAGCGATCGATTCGTTCTGGTACTGAAAATGTAGCAGGCATTGTAGCTTTCGTCAAAGCGATGCGCTTGGCTAAAGAACAGCAGAATGAAGCGGTGGATAAAATATGTGAATTAAAAAAATATTTAATCAATCAATTACAATCGATGGCGAAGGTTAAACTAAATACACCTGCTACTGGAAGCGCACCGCATATCGTTCATTTTTCTGTACCAGGATACAAGCCAGAAGTGATGATTCATGCACTTGAAGAATCAGATATTTATATTTCAACGAAATCAGCTTGTTCCTCCAAAAGCGCTGACGAGAGTGCAGTGCTGATAGCTTGTGGAAAAGATCGTTCTGTCGCGACATCAGGACTCAGGGTAAGTATGTCTTATGAAACAACAGAAGAAGAAATTGTTTTTTTCAGTCAACAACTAAAAAAAGTTATTCAAAAATTAAGTGAAGTAATGGGGTAG
- the ezrA gene encoding septation ring formation regulator EzrA, whose product MLLEFVIGGILVIIALLIIGLIFRKKVYDQVDRLEAWKMEIMHRNVTEELAKVKKLNLSGETQVNFERWKDNWDMILTRDLPDMEEYLLDAEEAADKFRIKASRKNLQHVTDALQAIEKNIEEMYKELDYLLDSEKYTRQELEELEPQIKELKKHLLHNRTQYGRAEIVFESELTKMEKRLTEYAVLTSEGNYIEAQGLIQSLKEELETIEEKITSFPTIYRQSKQLIPELMKDLLRGMAEMEKEGYRVQQFGFEKELKQYETMLKNAIKQLENGEIDTIEESLEQMEDRINEMFQLLEKEAKSKSIVESHLPNVKQQLADIQEEVATTKEQIQELQQTYFLEESELEMFLSVEKWLEKVENQFDQIEQDYIDKKANHLEIKDKLDTLSEELEKLNQAQQDFQSQISDLRKDEMEAKEKITELKKQLIYTSKQLQKSNIPGVPSFIVNALDESTDKCEMVLQHLQKHPLDMGKVQHSITEANKSVDHFVNQTNLLLDQARLVELAIQFGNRYRSSHPILSAQLSEAEQLFRDYKYENALETAVKALEEVDPNAMEKIEKMDQAFQQMAN is encoded by the coding sequence ATGTTGTTGGAATTCGTGATCGGCGGAATTCTTGTTATTATCGCATTATTGATTATCGGACTGATCTTTAGGAAAAAGGTCTATGATCAAGTTGACCGACTGGAAGCATGGAAAATGGAAATCATGCACCGGAATGTGACAGAAGAACTGGCTAAAGTAAAGAAGTTAAATCTGTCGGGTGAGACCCAGGTCAATTTTGAGCGATGGAAGGATAACTGGGATATGATACTTACTCGCGATCTGCCAGATATGGAGGAATATTTGTTAGATGCAGAGGAAGCAGCAGATAAGTTTCGAATCAAAGCATCCAGAAAGAACCTTCAGCATGTAACAGATGCATTGCAGGCAATCGAGAAGAATATTGAAGAAATGTATAAGGAACTGGATTATTTACTTGATTCAGAGAAATATACCCGTCAAGAATTAGAAGAATTGGAACCACAGATCAAAGAATTGAAGAAACACCTTTTACATAACCGGACGCAATACGGAAGAGCTGAAATTGTCTTCGAATCAGAATTAACGAAGATGGAAAAAAGACTGACAGAGTATGCTGTATTAACAAGTGAAGGTAACTATATTGAAGCACAAGGTCTGATTCAGTCGTTAAAAGAAGAACTCGAAACAATAGAAGAAAAGATTACGTCCTTCCCGACAATTTACCGTCAAAGTAAACAGCTCATCCCTGAATTAATGAAAGATTTATTGCGTGGAATGGCAGAAATGGAAAAAGAGGGCTATCGTGTTCAGCAATTCGGTTTCGAGAAGGAATTGAAACAATATGAAACGATGTTGAAAAACGCAATTAAGCAGTTGGAAAATGGTGAGATAGACACAATCGAAGAATCATTAGAACAGATGGAAGATCGCATCAATGAAATGTTCCAGCTGTTAGAAAAAGAAGCGAAGTCTAAATCGATCGTGGAGAGTCATCTCCCTAATGTGAAACAGCAGCTAGCTGATATCCAAGAAGAAGTCGCTACTACAAAAGAGCAGATTCAAGAGCTTCAACAAACCTATTTTCTTGAAGAGTCCGAATTAGAAATGTTCTTAAGTGTAGAGAAATGGCTGGAAAAAGTCGAAAATCAATTTGATCAAATTGAACAGGATTATATCGACAAAAAAGCAAACCATTTAGAAATTAAGGATAAGTTGGATACTTTATCCGAGGAATTGGAAAAGCTTAATCAAGCACAGCAAGACTTTCAATCACAAATTTCTGATTTACGTAAAGATGAGATGGAAGCGAAAGAAAAAATCACTGAATTAAAGAAACAGCTTATTTACACGAGTAAGCAATTGCAAAAAAGCAATATTCCTGGTGTGCCTTCTTTCATCGTCAATGCATTAGACGAATCGACAGATAAGTGTGAAATGGTATTGCAGCACCTCCAGAAGCACCCATTAGATATGGGCAAAGTTCAGCATAGTATTACAGAGGCGAATAAATCAGTGGATCATTTTGTCAATCAAACTAATCTACTGTTGGACCAGGCGAGACTTGTAGAACTTGCCATTCAATTTGGCAATCGATATCGCAGTTCTCACCCTATTCTTTCTGCACAGCTATCAGAAGCGGAGCAACTGTTTAGGGATTACAAATACGAAAATGCGTTGGAAACCGCGGTCAAAGCATTAGAAGAAGTGGATCCGAATGCGATGGAGAAAATCGAGAAAATGGATCAGGCATTTCAACAGATGGCTAACTAG
- the thiI gene encoding tRNA uracil 4-sulfurtransferase ThiI, which produces MQYDHIVIRYGELGLKGRNRKIFTTQLAKNVRKVLRHFPAIKVDKLRDRMYIVLNGENPEPIMEICQKIFGIQNMSLAVKVANDPERIKEEALQLLRETENVQTFKVTTKRSNKEFPIGSQEFNQVLGGHLLVNTDDISVDVHHPDLEITVDIRAEATYLTSRKIPGAGGLPVGSSGKSLLLLSGGIDSPVAGYLTMKRGVQLEAIHFHSPPYTSERAKEKVVDLAEKLASYGHSVKIHVVPFTALQQKIHREIPHGYSMTVMRRMMMRISERVAERNGILSLVTGESLGQVASQTMESMHAINAVTNFPIIRPLVAMDKDEIISISEAIDMYDISIRPFEDCCTVFVPKQPKTKPRLEKVEQFEGNIAFDQDIEEILDTIETIEVEASDQSEQQVDDLL; this is translated from the coding sequence ATGCAATATGATCATATAGTTATAAGATATGGTGAATTAGGATTGAAGGGGCGTAATCGAAAAATATTTACGACGCAGCTTGCTAAGAACGTGCGAAAAGTATTGCGTCATTTTCCGGCAATTAAAGTAGATAAGTTACGAGATCGTATGTATATCGTATTGAATGGTGAAAACCCAGAACCGATAATGGAGATTTGCCAAAAGATATTCGGTATTCAGAATATGAGTTTAGCAGTAAAAGTGGCAAATGATCCTGAGCGAATAAAAGAAGAGGCATTGCAGTTATTAAGAGAGACAGAAAATGTCCAAACTTTCAAAGTCACGACGAAACGATCCAATAAGGAGTTTCCGATCGGTTCACAGGAATTTAATCAGGTACTTGGCGGACATTTGTTAGTAAATACCGATGACATTTCCGTTGATGTGCACCATCCTGATCTTGAAATTACCGTAGATATACGTGCAGAAGCAACGTATTTAACCTCGAGAAAGATTCCGGGTGCGGGTGGCTTGCCTGTCGGTTCTTCCGGTAAATCACTTTTATTATTATCAGGCGGAATTGACAGCCCGGTAGCAGGTTATTTAACGATGAAGCGGGGTGTGCAACTAGAAGCAATTCATTTCCATTCACCGCCATATACGAGCGAACGCGCGAAAGAAAAAGTGGTCGATCTGGCTGAAAAATTAGCTTCTTACGGACATTCTGTAAAAATACATGTCGTGCCATTCACGGCATTGCAACAAAAAATTCATCGTGAAATTCCACACGGTTATTCGATGACAGTGATGCGCAGAATGATGATGCGTATTAGTGAAAGAGTGGCAGAACGTAATGGTATTCTTTCGTTAGTCACTGGTGAAAGTCTTGGGCAAGTGGCGAGCCAGACGATGGAGAGTATGCATGCTATTAATGCAGTGACGAATTTCCCAATCATTCGACCATTAGTTGCGATGGATAAAGACGAAATTATCTCCATTTCGGAGGCTATTGATATGTATGATATTTCAATCAGACCATTCGAGGATTGTTGTACAGTCTTTGTGCCAAAGCAGCCTAAAACAAAACCTAGGTTAGAAAAAGTGGAACAATTTGAAGGGAATATCGCGTTTGATCAAGATATTGAAGAAATATTAGATACTATCGAAACTATTGAAGTAGAGGCATCTGATCAATCAGAACAACAAGTAGATGACCTGCTCTAA
- a CDS encoding amidohydrolase — translation MSTLFYGGTIYTMTETGATVEAVIVENGKIRDTGEEAYLRNTYDIDQQYHLRGAVMYPGFVDSHLHIAGHGEKLLHLDLSLMTSAEEVLESLTQKVHDLEPDEWLIAEGWNENQWQEPRIIDKNELDQISSDHPMILTRVCRHAIIVNSKALSLAGIHAGMEDPQGGKIVRDETGEPTGYLLDQAQELVKEIIPTISEASLQKTIKVAIEDLLRLGLTGGHTEDLSYYGGFGRTLRAYQEIVPKQYKFRAHLLVHHLVFDDMLAQGYRYGQGGEFTSLGAMKIFSDGALGGATAWLSEPYEDDPSNVGIPIHTRQNLEIWFQKARKFGFPVAVHAIGDRAVEEVVNCMNKYPLTNGLRDRIIHAQIMNTELLTQLKESNAVLDIQPSFVASDFPWVKDRIGEERTRTSYPWKTYIEEGIACAGGSDAPIEQVNPLLGIQAAVTRRSAIDGKVYGKKQQLSVFDAISLYTKGSAYIIRHEHDRGMIVPDYVADFTILEQDLFQSDPDLFHEIGVQATIVDGEVMYKKTED, via the coding sequence ATGTCTACACTTTTTTATGGTGGTACGATTTATACAATGACTGAAACAGGAGCGACAGTAGAGGCTGTTATCGTTGAGAATGGTAAAATCAGAGATACTGGCGAAGAGGCATATCTGAGGAATACATATGACATTGACCAACAGTATCATTTGCGAGGTGCAGTTATGTATCCTGGCTTTGTGGACAGTCACTTACACATTGCGGGGCATGGGGAGAAACTCTTGCACTTAGACCTGTCTCTAATGACGTCTGCTGAAGAAGTACTGGAGTCGCTCACTCAGAAAGTCCACGACTTGGAGCCGGATGAATGGCTGATTGCAGAAGGTTGGAATGAGAATCAGTGGCAAGAACCACGAATTATTGATAAAAATGAATTAGATCAGATATCCAGTGATCATCCCATGATTTTAACACGTGTTTGCCGACATGCGATTATCGTCAATTCGAAAGCATTATCGCTAGCGGGGATCCATGCAGGCATGGAAGATCCGCAAGGTGGCAAAATCGTTCGAGATGAAACAGGGGAACCGACAGGCTATTTACTTGATCAGGCGCAGGAATTAGTGAAAGAAATTATTCCGACTATTTCAGAAGCTTCATTACAAAAAACGATAAAAGTAGCGATTGAAGATTTGTTGCGTTTAGGCTTAACTGGTGGTCATACGGAGGATTTGTCTTACTATGGTGGTTTCGGCCGAACGTTAAGAGCATATCAGGAAATTGTGCCAAAGCAATATAAATTTAGAGCGCACTTATTGGTTCACCATCTTGTATTTGATGATATGCTGGCACAAGGATATCGTTATGGCCAAGGTGGCGAATTTACATCCTTGGGTGCAATGAAAATATTCTCTGACGGTGCATTAGGTGGTGCGACTGCTTGGTTAAGTGAGCCGTATGAAGATGATCCGAGTAACGTTGGTATTCCCATTCATACAAGGCAAAATCTCGAAATATGGTTTCAAAAAGCAAGGAAATTCGGTTTTCCAGTAGCAGTTCATGCAATCGGTGACAGAGCTGTGGAGGAAGTGGTAAACTGTATGAACAAATATCCGCTTACAAATGGTTTGCGCGATCGCATTATTCATGCGCAAATTATGAATACGGAGCTTTTGACACAGCTGAAAGAATCGAACGCGGTACTGGATATACAACCGTCCTTTGTTGCTTCTGATTTTCCTTGGGTCAAAGATCGAATAGGTGAAGAAAGGACGCGAACCTCTTATCCTTGGAAAACATATATAGAGGAAGGAATTGCTTGTGCCGGTGGTTCTGATGCACCGATTGAACAAGTCAATCCGTTGTTAGGTATACAGGCAGCAGTAACCCGAAGATCTGCGATAGACGGAAAAGTGTATGGAAAGAAACAGCAACTTTCTGTTTTTGATGCTATCTCTTTATATACAAAAGGAAGTGCTTATATCATTCGTCATGAACATGACAGAGGAATGATTGTGCCGGATTATGTGGCAGACTTCACCATATTAGAACAAGACCTGTTTCAAAGCGATCCTGATCTTTTCCATGAAATTGGAGTGCAAGCTACAATTGTCGATGGCGAAGTTATGTATAAAAAAACAGAGGACTAA